In Anser cygnoides isolate HZ-2024a breed goose chromosome 14, Taihu_goose_T2T_genome, whole genome shotgun sequence, one genomic interval encodes:
- the SHROOM1 gene encoding protein Shroom1, whose product MNSKLSPPGHANPRTVNDTHEDKQYPCSVRKPTFREADLRSTVPEPSRWKGSLLCAQCPLRAELRSDLARDVFEDICDLKHMENALLTKSASRKLNSCRDENQCYNYKGEIGSGAGEPLLNPQAKTQKPSVSCSYRAAESADTDQTALLRPKEDSTSQFLNEVRKENQANDSSPELSMHLEQEEAPDPCQKYQPELQKQLSRELRDDLAGEQISRQTTPMLYYLSGGKATDILHHHKLAQCREGSRSSPEEFLTSSQAPSVRSVEIQREGSQLQPASQHHQRADDGLDETEDLVLGSPASSVDESFKNDYREKLKVAQKKVLRETSFKRKDLQMSLPVRLRQKPSKRTTTRCLPPPSVASRCGPGSAAGPVSSEPSPCPAAVGSHGPEQALAESLPGAAAPAAAPAAAPAAAPAAAPAAERPESTPPAAQDAERCAGGAVSPSEPRESCPGVPSFHGHAEDGCQNHKQDSDLTGRSCQDAEELAPETSIPSSRSSSQEDAQVEEECSAGSPNGSALTKRPEQQLKASDAAVPREKGTCCHASPARSHQGDKNAPTGLFAKEAAVLNSQKDILQERETNPSKRRLWSAEDQRYEELAMEIVAKDSSLVDILMPYPVRKTALDLMEGLFPVDVSMLDKSHRRKADVQHAQGNDKKSNGDVPEECSEPELNAKQRSDSPICKGNQTPNQSGDDTKDLDDITCKKLELISSLRSKLQALWEDRELVLSEASDCAARGKELEATVHDVCKPNEFERYLMFIGDLEKVVSLLLCLSSRLARVQNAMRRIDGNTDAEEKQSLNERHKLLSRQREDAKDLKENLDRRGRVVAGILAKYLTEQQLQDYRRFVQEKTSLLIEQKDLEEQIKFFEEQLENLKESIPL is encoded by the exons ATGAACTCCAAGCTCTCTCCTCCAGGGCACGCCAACCCTCGCACTGTTAATGATACACACGAAGACAAACAGTACCCCTGCAGCGTGCGCAAGCCAACTTTCAGAGAAGCAGATCTGCGAAGCACGGTGCCAGAACCCAGCCGGTGGAAAGGGTCCTTGCTCTGCGCTCAGTGCCCGCTCCGCGCCGAGCTGCGCTCAGACTTGGCTCGGGATGTGTTTGAGGACATTTGTGACTTAAAACACATGGAGAATGCTCTTCTAACTAAAAGCGCATCCAGGAAGCTGAACAGTTGTAGAGATGAAAATCAGTGCTACAACTACAAAGGAGAGATCGGGAGTGGTGCTGGGGAGCCACTCCTGAATCCCCAAGCCAAAACACAGAAACCATCGGTGTCCTGCAGCTACCGTGCTGCAGAGTCAGCTGATACCGACCAAACAGCTTTGCTCAGACCAAAGGAGGATTCCACATCgcaatttttaaatgaagtcaggaaagaaaaccaagccaATGACAGCAGTCCTGAGCTCAGCATGCACCTAGAGCAAGAGGAAGCTCCTGATCCCTGTCAGAAATACCAGCCTGAACTTCAAAAACAGCTCTCGAGAGAGCTGCGGGACGATCTTGCTGGTGAACAAATAAGCAGACAGACGACTCCCATGCTTTACTACCTTTCTGGGGGAAAAGCCACCGACATCCTGCACCACCACAAGCTCGCCCAATGTCGAGAGGGCTCAAGGAGCTCACCAGAGGAATTTCTGACGAGCAGCCAGGCTCCCTCGGTGCGGAGTGTAGAGATACAGAGGGAaggcagccagctccagccagccagccagcaccACCAGCGTGCCGATGACGGTCTGGATGAGACTGAAGATCTCGTTCTCGGGAGTCCTGCTTCATCCGTGGATGAGAGTTTCAAGAATGACTACAGAGAGAAACTTAAAGTGGCTCAGAAAAAGGTTCTGAGAGAAAcctcctttaaaagaaaagacttACAGATGAGTTTGCCTGTTAGACTAAGACAGAAGCCCTCCAAAAG AACCACCACCAGATGTTTGCCTCCCCCGAGCGTGGCCAGCAGATGCGGCCCCGGCTCTGCTGCTGGGCCGGTGTCCTCGGAGCCCAGCCCCTGTCCTGCGGCCGTGGGGAGCCACGGCCCTGAGCAGGCACTGGCCGAAagcctccctggggctgctgctcctgctgctgctcctgctgctgctcctgctgctgctcctgctgctgccccggctGCCGAGAGGCCCGAGTCAACGCCTCCTGCCGCCCAg GACGCGGAGAGATGTGCCGGCGGGGCCGTGTCACCGTCTGAGCCTCGTGAGAGCTGCCCCGGCGTCCCCAG TTTCCACGGTCATGCGGAAGATGGATGCCAGAATCACAAACAAGACAGTGACCTAACTGGACGCTCTTGTCAGGACGCCGAGGAACTAGCTCCTGAAACCTCTATTCCTAGCtcaagaagcagcagccaggaAGATGCCCAAGTGGAAGAGGAATGCAGCGCTGGGTCTCCGAATGGCAGTGCTTTGACGAAGCgcccagagcagcagctaaAGGCAAGTGATGCTGCAGTGCCTCGGGAGAAAGGAACGTGCTGCCACGCATCACCGGCTCGGTCTCACCAAGGAGACAAAAATGCACCCACAGGTTTATTTGCAAAGGAAGCAGCCGTGCTCAACAGCCAAAAAGATATTCTGCAGGAGAGAGAGACAAATCCGTCCAAAAGGAGACTGTGGTCTGCTGAGGACCAGCGATACGAAGAACTTGCGATGGAGATTGTTGCCAAAGACAGTTCTCTGGTTGATATTCTCATGCCTTACCCGGTGAGAAAAACTGCTCTGGACCTGATGGAGGGTCTTTTTCCTGTTGATGTTTCCATGCTGGATAAATCACACAGAAGAAAGGCAGATGTACAGCATGCGCAGGGGAACGA CAAGAAAAGCAATGGAGATGTGCCAGAAGAATGTTCTGAACCCGAACTCAATGCCAAGCAAAGGAGTGACAGTCCCATTTGTAAGGGAAACCAGACCCCGAACCAGAGCGGAGATGACACAAAGGACCTAGATGACATCACGTGTAAGAAA cTGGAACTCATCTCCAGCCTGCGTTCCAAGCTGCAGGCGCTGTGGGAGGACAGGGAGCTCGTCCTCTCGGAAGCCAGCGACTGCGCCGCGCGTGGCAAGGAGCTGGAGGCCACGGTGCACGACGTCTGCAAGCCCAACGAGTTTGAGCGCTACCTGATGTTCATCGGTGACCTGGAGAAGGTGGtgagcctgctgctctgcttgtcCAGCCGCCTCGCCCGGGTCCAAAACGCCATGAGGAGGATCGACGGCAATACGGATGCCGAGGAGAAG